Within Bacillota bacterium, the genomic segment AAAATCAGCTGGTTTTACACATAATCCACGGTTCCTAAACCCGTTGTAGATGCGGGTTTTTTAAAAAATATCCACAGTATCAACAGGATATCCACAGAAACAGTTATCAACAAGGATTACGAGTTATCCCTGTTCGATACCCACATCATCCACAAAACAATCCACAAGCGATATTTTGTTTAAAAGTGGTGGATAAGTCAATCGGGGTAGGCATTTATCGGTTTTTATCAGATTTTACCAGCTGAGGATTATTCACAACCCCCAATTCGACAAGTAATCCACAAACTTATCTACAGGCTGTGAATAAAAAAACCCTTATTTATCAGAATTCTTGGGTATTGTAACAGACAAACCCTGGTTTATCAACATCTTTGTGGATATACTACTATGGAAAATGTGGAAAAGTGTTCGCCTTGTTTTTACGGTTGACACCGCTATTAAAAATAAGTTAAAATAAGGCAGGTATGTATATGGGATGGTAGTGGAAGGAGGTAGTGGCAGTGAAAAGAACATTTCAACCTAATAATAGAAAGCGCAAAAGAAACCATGGCTTTTTAGCGCGGATGAAAACCAAAGGCGGCCGCAGAGTTATTGCTGCTCGCAGAAGAAAGGGTAGAAAAACCTTAACTGCATAAAAGCCTATGACCCGGAAACGGGTCTCTCTTTTACGGCGGAGATTGGAGGAAAAATCGTACTCATGAAGAGGGAACAGCGTTTGACGCGCCGAGAAGATTTCCGCAGAGTCTACCGAAATGGATCCATTAAATTTGGGCGATATCTCGTGGTGCACCTTCTTCCCGTAACGGATGGCAGTACAAAGGTTGGAATCTCTGTGAGCAAAAAAGTTGGTAATGCGGTGGTTCGCAATCGGGTAAAGCGCCGTCTGCGTGAAATTGTGAGGTTAAATTGGGAGCAGCTGCCTGAAAGGCATTATGTAGTATTCGGAGCTAAAGCCAAGAGCAGATATGCCAGTCACCAGCAGCTGCAGGCAGACTTTCACCAGCTATTAAAGGTATAAAAAGGTTAATAGAAGAAGGGGATACTATGAAAACTATTTCGAAGCTTGTTCTATCGATTCCCCTATTTGTCATATTCATCTATCAAAAGCTGATTTCTCCGCTCCTGCCGGCAAGATGCCGTTTTATACCTACTTGTTCAGAATATACAAAACAAGCGATCATACGTTATGGATTTAAAGGATTATGGTTGGGATTACGCCGCATTTTGCATTGTCATCCATG encodes:
- the rpmH gene encoding 50S ribosomal protein L34 is translated as MKRTFQPNNRKRKRNHGFLARMKTKGGRRVIAARRRKGRKTLTA
- the rnpA gene encoding ribonuclease P protein component, with product MKREQRLTRREDFRRVYRNGSIKFGRYLVVHLLPVTDGSTKVGISVSKKVGNAVVRNRVKRRLREIVRLNWEQLPERHYVVFGAKAKSRYASHQQLQADFHQLLKV
- the yidD gene encoding membrane protein insertion efficiency factor YidD; its protein translation is MKTISKLVLSIPLFVIFIYQKLISPLLPARCRFIPTCSEYTKQAIIRYGFKGLWLGLRRILHCHPWNPGGYDPVP